A region from the Poecilia reticulata strain Guanapo linkage group LG12, Guppy_female_1.0+MT, whole genome shotgun sequence genome encodes:
- the thnsl2 gene encoding threonine synthase-like 2, translating to MIHLVQQRTSTMCLNLGSQNLTILTPLLPPGWSFSQVLRRRSVKEWTADGLRMRYCSTRGGVQNRDFREVLFSGFAPDGGMFMPETLPAVSPETLRSWTGLRYQRLVLEVAALFIPEELIPRGDLEALVAEALSGFSVPDSVRIARLKDGLSVLELFHGETLAFKDLAMSCTVHFLNYFLRRDGSRAVVLVGTSGDTGGSAVRSARSLPGLDVLVVFPRGRITAVQEKHMTSCLEDNVHVFAVGLPLKLVAMVNANDIVHRTVTSGDFSMAPSVTQTLAPAIDIQDPYNMERVFWLLLDRDGAAVKTMMEEFQRSHRLRLPENQRRLLAEVLVTGAVSDPGILETMRRCWEQNRYLLCPHTAVAVWHHYNRTHSPARNRCYVATASPAKFQAAVEKAGLTFDPPEAVLALDQLPTRYQNLERSADWCEDWEERLRDWIQFVSRTRKNGGVCYPENP from the exons ATGATCCACTTGGTCCAGCAGCGAACTTCAACCATGTGTCTGAATCTTGGCTCACAAAATCTCACGATATTAACTCCGCTCCTGCCGCCTGGTTGGTCTTTTAGCCAGGTTCTCCGCCGGCGGAGTGTGAAGGAGTGGACCGCTGACGGCCTGAG GATGCGGTACTGCAGCACCCGCGGCGGGGTCCAGAACCGGGACTTCAGGGAGGTTCTGTTCTCCGGATTCGCTCCGGATGGAGGGATGTTCATGCCGGAGACGCTGCCTGCAGTGAGTCCAGAGACGCTGCGGAGCTGGACGGGCCTGCGGTACCAGAGGCTGGTTCTGGAGGTCGCTGCCCTGTTCATCCCAGAGGAGCTGATCCCCAGAGGAGACCTGGAGG CCCTCGTAGCTGAAGCCCTCTCTGGGTTCTCGGTTCCCGACTCGGTCCGGATCGCCCGGCTGAAGGACGGCTTGTCGGTTCTGGAACTTTTCCATGGAGAAACTTTGGCGTTCAAAGATCTGGCCATGAGCTGCACCGTCCACTTCCTGAACTACTTCCTGCGGAGAGACGGCAGCCGAGCCGTCGTCCTGGTTG GAACTTCAGGAGACACCGGCGGTTCTGCCGTCCGCAGCGCCCGCTCTCTGCCGGGTCTGGATGTTCTGGTGGTTTTCCCTCGGGGCCGGATCACGGCGGTCCAGGAGAAACACATGACGTCCTGCCTGGAGGACAACGTCCACGTGTTCGCAG TGGGCCTGCCGCTGaagctggttgccatggtgaacgCTAACGACATCGTGCATCGGACTGTAACCAGCGGCGATTTCTCCATGGCGCCCAGCGTCACCCAGACTCTGGCCCCGGCCATTGATATACAG GACCCGTACAACATGGAGCGGGTCTTCTGGCTGCTGCTGGACCGGGACGGCGCCGCCGTGAAAACCATGATGGAGGAGTTCCAGCGTTCGCATCGCCTGCGGCTGCCAGAGAACCAGCGCAGACTG CTGGCCGAGGTTCTGGTGACCGGCGCTGTGAGCGACCCGGGGATCCTGGAGACCATGAGGCGGTGCTGGGAGCAGAACCGGTACCTGCTGTGTCCGCACACGGCCGTGGCCGTCTGGCACCACTACAACAGAACCCACAGCCCGGCCagaaacag ATGCTACGTCGCTACGGCGTCTCCAGCGAAGTTTCAGGCGGCGGTGGAGAAGGCcggtctgacctttgaccccccTGAGGCCGTGCTGGCTTTGGACCAGTTACCCACCCGGTACCAGAACCTGGAGAGGAGCGCGGACTGGTGCGAGGACTGGGAGGAGCGACTCAGGGACTGGATCCAGTTTGTGAGCAGAACCAGGAAGAACGGAGGAGTTTGTTACCCTGAGAACCCATAG